A genome region from Bradyrhizobium commune includes the following:
- a CDS encoding tripartite tricarboxylate transporter substrate binding protein, which yields MLALAAGLLTIVSAGPSFAQDYPAHAVRIIVPFGAGGPADVAARLIGNALQESLGQPFVIENRTGAGGVIGTVEAAKSPADGYTLLMMSNTQTANESLLTAEQRKYELMRDLAPIAPVNSSDLVIVVSPSVPARTLPEFIALAKAQPGKLNYASSGQGTPYHMAGELFKAMAGIDLVHVPYRNSGEARSGVIGGQVQMMIDAVPAMAPNIGENQVRALATTGKLRSAVLPNVPTANEAGVPGYEATIWLGLMAPAGTPRPIIDKLNAAVGAFVKRPEIVKLWTEQGALPMSMTPGEFDKFLRGDIEKWADVVKRFDKS from the coding sequence ATGCTGGCACTGGCGGCCGGCCTGCTCACCATAGTCTCTGCCGGGCCCTCCTTCGCGCAGGACTATCCTGCGCATGCGGTCCGCATCATCGTGCCCTTCGGCGCCGGCGGGCCGGCCGACGTCGCGGCGCGGCTGATCGGCAACGCGCTCCAGGAGAGCCTTGGCCAGCCCTTCGTGATCGAGAACCGCACCGGAGCGGGCGGTGTCATCGGTACGGTCGAGGCAGCGAAGTCACCGGCCGACGGCTACACGCTGCTGATGATGTCGAACACGCAGACGGCGAATGAATCGCTGCTGACGGCTGAACAGCGCAAATACGAGCTGATGCGCGACCTTGCACCGATCGCGCCGGTGAATTCGTCCGACTTGGTGATCGTCGTGAGCCCGTCGGTGCCGGCCAGGACGCTGCCAGAGTTCATTGCGCTCGCCAAGGCGCAGCCGGGCAAGCTGAACTACGCCTCCTCCGGCCAGGGCACGCCCTATCACATGGCCGGCGAGCTGTTCAAGGCGATGGCGGGCATCGACCTCGTCCATGTGCCCTATCGTAACAGCGGCGAGGCGCGCAGCGGCGTGATCGGCGGCCAGGTGCAGATGATGATCGACGCGGTGCCGGCGATGGCGCCGAACATCGGAGAGAACCAGGTCCGTGCGCTCGCGACCACCGGCAAGCTGCGTTCCGCGGTGCTGCCGAACGTGCCGACCGCGAATGAGGCCGGCGTGCCCGGCTACGAGGCCACGATCTGGCTCGGCCTGATGGCGCCGGCGGGCACGCCGAGACCGATCATCGACAAGCTCAACGCGGCCGTCGGTGCATTCGTGAAGCGGCCCGAGATCGTCAAGCTGTGGACCGAACAGGGGGCTCTGCCGATGTCGATGACGCCGGGCGAATTCGACAAATTCTTGCGCGGCGACATCGAAAAATGGGCCGATGTCGTCAAGCGGTTCGACAAATCCTGA
- a CDS encoding molybdopterin-dependent oxidoreductase, producing MNQHAKIEIRHSTCPHDCPSACALDIEVVEGRSIGRVRGSKKQTYTAGVVCAKVARYAERIHHPERLIYPMRRTGPKGSGQFARISWDEALDEIGNRFNQAEREFGAESIWPYYYAGTMGLVMRDGLNRLTHVKKYSRFYSTICANVARVGYAIGTGKIAGVDPREMALSDLVVIWGTNPVNTQVNVMTHAARARKERGARIAAVDVYDNETMKQADIKIILRPGTDGAFACGVMHVLFRDGYADRAYMDKYTDCPDELEAHLGTRTPEWASAICGVPVAEIEAFAKLVGETKRAFFRLGYGFTRSRNGATQMHAALCIPAVTGAWQHEGGGAFFNNYALWHFDESIIEGHDAIDKATRALDQSQIGRILTGDTEALHGKGPIKAMLIQNTNPMTVAPEQALVRQGFAREDLFVAVHEQFMTETAQMADIVLPATMFMEHDDLYYGGGHQHISVGPKLIDPPGECRSNHEVLQALAPRLGAKHHGFEMTPRELIDATLKLSDHGDIASLEADLWRDLQPDFRTAHYLDGFAHADRKFHFKADWAHPPFGLMMGDFESMPSLPDHWAVIEHADQAHPFRLATSPSRSFLNTSFNETPSSQAREGKASVMIHPLDAASLDIADGDAVTLGNTRGETTLVAVFFEGVRRGVLIAESVHPNKNHIGGRGINMLTGGEAVAPIGGAAFHDNKVWIRKAVPT from the coding sequence ATGAACCAGCACGCCAAGATCGAGATCCGCCACTCCACCTGTCCGCATGATTGCCCCTCGGCCTGCGCCCTCGATATCGAGGTGGTCGAGGGCCGCAGCATCGGCCGGGTCCGCGGCTCGAAAAAGCAGACGTACACGGCTGGCGTCGTCTGCGCCAAGGTCGCCCGCTACGCCGAGCGCATCCATCATCCGGAGCGGCTGATCTATCCGATGCGCCGCACCGGGCCGAAGGGGTCCGGACAGTTTGCGCGGATCTCCTGGGACGAGGCGCTGGACGAGATCGGGAATCGCTTCAACCAGGCTGAACGCGAGTTCGGCGCGGAATCGATCTGGCCCTATTACTACGCCGGCACGATGGGGCTGGTGATGCGCGACGGCCTCAATCGTCTGACGCATGTGAAGAAATATTCGCGCTTCTATTCGACGATCTGCGCCAATGTCGCGCGCGTCGGTTACGCGATCGGCACCGGCAAGATCGCCGGCGTCGATCCGCGGGAGATGGCGCTGTCCGATCTCGTCGTGATCTGGGGCACCAATCCCGTCAACACCCAGGTCAACGTGATGACGCACGCCGCCCGTGCCCGCAAGGAACGCGGTGCCAGGATCGCGGCGGTCGACGTCTACGATAACGAGACCATGAAGCAGGCGGACATCAAGATCATCCTGCGACCGGGCACCGACGGCGCGTTCGCCTGCGGCGTCATGCATGTACTGTTCCGCGACGGCTACGCCGACCGTGCCTACATGGACAAGTACACGGACTGCCCCGATGAGCTCGAGGCGCATCTGGGGACGCGCACGCCCGAATGGGCGTCCGCGATCTGCGGCGTGCCGGTGGCGGAGATCGAGGCCTTTGCCAAGCTCGTCGGCGAGACCAAGCGGGCCTTCTTTCGCCTCGGCTACGGCTTCACCCGTTCGCGCAATGGCGCCACGCAGATGCACGCGGCGCTGTGCATTCCGGCGGTGACCGGTGCCTGGCAGCACGAAGGTGGCGGCGCCTTCTTCAACAATTACGCGCTGTGGCACTTCGACGAATCCATCATCGAGGGCCACGACGCGATCGACAAGGCGACACGGGCGCTCGACCAGTCGCAGATCGGCCGCATCCTCACCGGCGATACCGAGGCCCTGCACGGCAAGGGGCCGATCAAGGCGATGCTGATCCAGAACACCAACCCGATGACGGTGGCGCCCGAGCAGGCGCTGGTCCGCCAGGGGTTTGCGCGCGAGGATCTGTTCGTGGCGGTGCATGAGCAGTTCATGACCGAAACGGCGCAGATGGCCGACATCGTGCTGCCGGCGACCATGTTCATGGAGCATGACGACCTCTATTACGGCGGCGGCCATCAGCACATCTCGGTTGGGCCCAAGCTGATCGATCCGCCCGGCGAATGCCGCTCCAACCACGAGGTGTTGCAGGCACTGGCGCCGCGGCTTGGCGCGAAGCACCACGGCTTTGAGATGACGCCGCGCGAGTTGATCGACGCGACGCTGAAGCTGAGCGACCATGGCGACATCGCAAGCCTCGAGGCCGACCTCTGGCGCGACCTGCAACCGGATTTCCGCACCGCGCATTACCTCGACGGCTTTGCCCACGCCGACAGGAAATTCCACTTCAAGGCCGACTGGGCGCATCCGCCGTTCGGCCTGATGATGGGCGACTTCGAGAGCATGCCGTCGCTGCCCGACCACTGGGCGGTGATCGAGCACGCCGACCAGGCTCATCCGTTCCGCCTCGCCACCAGTCCCTCGCGGAGCTTCCTCAACACCTCCTTCAACGAGACGCCGTCCTCGCAGGCGCGCGAGGGCAAGGCGAGCGTGATGATCCATCCGCTGGATGCGGCTTCCCTCGATATTGCCGACGGCGATGCCGTGACGCTCGGCAACACCCGCGGCGAGACCACGCTGGTTGCAGTCTTCTTCGAGGGCGTGCGTCGCGGCGTGCTGATCGCCGAGTCCGTTCATCCGAACAAGAATCATATCGGTGGCCGCGGCATCAACATGCTGACTGGAGGCGAAGCCGTCGCGCCGATCGGCGGCGCGGCGTTCCATGACAACAAGGTCTGGATCAGGAAAGCCGTTCCCACCTAA
- a CDS encoding molybdate ABC transporter substrate-binding protein, with translation MADTVNILSGGAAQGLVRGLAAAFKAKTGFAVDGEFGAVGIMADRLRAGTPADLVILTQALLTKLADEKLVVPAAIANIGRVETALAVRSRDAKVTVKTEADLRDVLRAADAIFVPDTKASTAGQHVAKVLDQLGIAYEVASRLKIFPNGATAMRELAMSTAQRPIGCTQATEIIAIDGIVLSGSLPPGCELVTMYTAGVTARAAHPNEAAALIALLTGADQRELRQRVGFAG, from the coding sequence ATGGCTGATACAGTGAACATCCTCAGCGGCGGCGCGGCGCAAGGCCTGGTGCGCGGCCTCGCCGCGGCCTTCAAGGCGAAGACGGGATTTGCAGTCGATGGCGAATTCGGTGCGGTCGGCATCATGGCCGACAGGCTGCGCGCGGGCACGCCGGCCGATCTCGTGATCCTGACGCAGGCGCTGCTGACGAAGCTTGCCGATGAGAAACTCGTCGTCCCCGCCGCGATCGCCAATATCGGCCGGGTCGAAACGGCGCTCGCGGTCCGCAGCCGCGATGCCAAGGTGACGGTCAAAACCGAAGCCGATCTACGCGACGTCTTGCGCGCCGCCGACGCGATCTTCGTGCCCGACACAAAAGCCTCGACCGCGGGACAGCACGTCGCAAAAGTGCTGGATCAGCTTGGCATCGCCTATGAGGTCGCCTCGCGGCTGAAGATCTTTCCGAATGGCGCGACTGCGATGCGGGAGCTTGCGATGTCCACCGCACAACGCCCGATCGGCTGCACCCAGGCGACCGAGATCATCGCAATCGACGGCATCGTGCTGTCGGGATCGCTGCCGCCGGGATGCGAGCTGGTGACGATGTATACAGCCGGCGTGACTGCGCGGGCTGCACATCCGAACGAGGCAGCCGCCCTGATCGCGTTGCTGACTGGCGCAGATCAGAGAGAGCTGCGCCAGCGCGTGGGCTTTGCCGGCTAG
- a CDS encoding SDR family NAD(P)-dependent oxidoreductase, translating to MTDYRKLFDLTGKTAVVLGAASGIGKSSAEALAGLGARIVCADRALDAAEATAAGIRDKGGWAEAAACDAASAADVNALAKIAMQKFPRLDIAVTTPGLNIRKTILDYTEEDLDRVLTLNVKGTVWFFQAFGRIMVEQKGGSIIACSSVRAVTIEPGLAVYGSTKAAIGLLVKGFASEVGRAGVRVNAIAPSIAETALTGPFKQRPDIYNLYAGHTVFNRWSSAHEVATAVAYLASDAASYVSGSTLFVDGGWTAVDGPPTGLTQLHK from the coding sequence GTGACGGACTATCGCAAGCTCTTCGATCTCACCGGCAAGACCGCCGTGGTGCTCGGCGCCGCATCGGGCATCGGCAAATCGTCGGCGGAAGCACTGGCCGGGCTCGGTGCCCGGATCGTCTGCGCGGATCGCGCGCTTGACGCAGCGGAAGCGACCGCCGCCGGCATTCGCGACAAGGGCGGTTGGGCCGAGGCCGCCGCGTGTGACGCCGCCAGCGCCGCTGACGTCAACGCATTGGCCAAAATCGCGATGCAAAAATTTCCGCGGCTCGACATCGCCGTGACCACGCCCGGCCTCAACATCCGCAAGACCATCCTCGACTACACCGAGGAGGATCTCGACCGCGTCCTCACGCTGAATGTGAAGGGCACCGTCTGGTTCTTCCAGGCGTTCGGCCGCATCATGGTGGAGCAGAAGGGCGGCAGCATCATCGCCTGCTCCTCGGTCCGCGCTGTCACCATCGAGCCCGGCCTTGCGGTGTATGGGTCCACCAAGGCGGCGATCGGGCTTCTGGTGAAGGGCTTTGCGTCCGAGGTCGGCCGCGCCGGCGTGCGCGTCAACGCAATTGCGCCGAGCATCGCCGAGACCGCGCTGACCGGCCCGTTCAAGCAGCGTCCCGACATCTACAATCTCTACGCCGGCCACACCGTGTTCAACCGCTGGAGCAGCGCCCATGAGGTCGCGACCGCCGTTGCCTATCTCGCCTCGGATGCCGCGAGCTATGTCAGCGGCAGCACGCTGTTCGTCGACGGCGGTTGGACCGCCGTCGACGGGCCGCCGACCGGCCTCACGCAGCTGCACAAATAG